From the Brassica napus cultivar Da-Ae chromosome A8, Da-Ae, whole genome shotgun sequence genome, one window contains:
- the LOC106358698 gene encoding uncharacterized protein LOC106358698, whose translation MAILANNMLLLNDVNYGYWKVRMRANLRGADEDIWTVVQSGWEEPCVMQEDGLKTLKPKTKWTTTEKKLSRFNAKALDTIFSSVDGKQFELIQGCESAKEAWDILQNAFEGTAKVRRIRLDLLASQFEDIRMTDDEKIGDFCAKLSSIANESQVLGKKYEDAKLVKKFLRCLPTKFAAHKAAINLTMNTDELKFAEVVGILKAEEMELEPKFSKPAQDSTVTVDEDIQRAQKLEESIHLMIQKLEETMNLLYKMSNDRLPREEEKSKMQGAVCFNCHGIGHVKTNCPSFKRNKIKCNGCNGYGHIKSDCVNTKKMKMRRICNDKKPERKEDALNFVALHGAMGSEKDITKGEFRASCVSHTNTDVSHSDAESDIDVDLLAEYQVLFGQFAKLSEENIQLIKDTIMLKAKVNILELETNNKSETGVSKEEKESDPHSSQKKISEQAYNLKSMETKYDQTKHLLNEEREKSQLLQRELSENYKKLRMLNRGSETLDQILSVGQPPKVNWGLGYKGAAPKDQAISVDVIKFVKGTPSNLESSSKAEKRHTSTPVKKEPNAQTKLHSPKPAINRRNGCLFCGNHGHKVDFCYSRRHQIKRAWRMNLCYVKPRRHGYVWIAKKDLYPKFTKGVSHEHTNVSYTRMVDQYTELEEPVRWRRRS comes from the coding sequence ATGGCGATTTTGGCAAATAATATGTTGTTGCTGAATGATGTGAATTATGGGTACTGGAAAGTGAGAATGAGAGCAAACTTACGTGGAGCTGATGAAGATATCTGGACAGTTGTTCAATCTGGATGGGAAGAACCGTGTGTGATGCAAGAAGATGGCTTGAAGACACTTAAACCGAAGACAAAGTGGACTACAACAGAGAAAAAACTTTCAAGGTTTAATGCGAAAGCACTGGATACAATCTTTAGTTCTGTAGATGGAAAGCAATTTGAGCTTATACAGGGATGTGAATCAGCTAAAGAGGCTTGGGATATACTACAAAATGCTTTTGAGGGTACTGCGAAAGTTAGGAGGATAAGATTGGATTTGCTTGCATCACAATTTGAAGACATAAGGATGACTGATGATGAGAAGATAGGAGATTTCTGTGCAAAGCTTAGCTCCATAGCCAATGAATCACAAGTTTTAGGTAAAAAATACGAAGATGCAAAATTGGTGAAGAAGTTTTTGCGATGTTTGCCTACTAAGTTTGCAGCACATAAAGCAGCAATAAACTTGACGATGAACACTGATGAACTCAAGTTTGCTGAGGTAGTAGGGATATTAAAGGCTGAGGAGATGGAACTAGAACCTAAGTTTTCAAAGCCTGCTCAAGACTCTACAGTTACAGTTGATGAAGACATCCAAAGAGCTCAAAAACTTGAAGAATCTATTCACCTGATGATTCAGAAACTTGAAGAAACCATGAATCTCTTGTATAAGATGTCCAACGACAGACTGcctagagaagaagaaaaaagtaaaATGCAGGGAGCGGTGTGTTTTAACTGTCATGGTATTGGACATGTCAAAACAAATTGTCCATCATTCAAGAGAAACAAAATCAAGTGCAATGGATGTAATGGTTATGGGCACATAAAATCAGATTGTGTGAacacaaagaagatgaagatgaggagAATTTGCAATGATAAAAAGccagaaagaaaagaagatgctTTAAATTTCGTGGCTCTTCATGGAGCTATGGGGTCTGAAAAAGACATCACTAAAGGTGAATTTCGTGCGTCGTGTGTGTCACACACCAACACCGATGTGTCACATAGTGATGCAGAAAGTGATATAGATGTGGATCTTCTAGCTGAGTATCAGGTTCTGTTTGGTCAATTTGCTAAACTCAGTGAAGAAAATATTCAGCTGATCAAAGATACAATAATGCTGAAAGCAAAAGTGAACATTCTAGAGTTGGAAACCAACAATAAATCTGAGACTGGAGTGtcaaaagaagagaaggagTCTGATCCACATAGTTCACAGAAGAAAATCTCTGAGCAGGCCTACAATCTAAAGAGTATGGAGACTAAATATGATCAGACGAAACATCTATTGAATGAGGAACGCGAGAAAAGTCAGCTGCTGCAAAGAGAACTCAGTGAAAATTACAAGAAGTTAAGGATGTTGAACAGAGGATCTGAAACTTTAGATCAGATATTATCAGTTGGACAACCTCCAAAGGTGAATTGGGGCTTAGGATACAAGGGTGCTGCTCCAAAAGATCAAGCTATTTCAGTCGATGTTATCAAGTTTGTAAAAGGTACTCCATCTAACCTTGAAAGTAGCTCGAAAGCTGAGAAAAGACATACATCTACACCTGTGAAAAAAGAACCTAATGCTCAGACAAAACTACACTCTCCAAAGCCTGCAATAAATAGGAGGAATGGTTGTTTGTTTTGTGGGAATCATGGTCATAAGGTTGATTTCTGTTATTCTCGAAGACACCAGATTAAGCGAGCTTGGAGGATGAACCTTTGTTATGTGAAACCTAGAAGGCATGGATATGTATGGATAGCTAAGAAGGATCTGTATCCCAAATTTACGAAAGGTGTGTCACACGAGCATACCAATGTGTCATACACTCGAATGGTTGATCAATATACTGAACTTGAAGAACCAGTTCGATGGCGTAGAAGGAGTTGA